The genomic stretch TCATCCATTGTAAAACATAGAGGACATAGGAAGCACCATGTGCAGGAAAGAGATATTACATCAGAAGAGGTCCTAGCCATGTAGCTGTGAGTAACAGAGAAGAATTCAACATGCAGAGATAGAAGTGGTTTTTGCCAGCTAGAGGCAAGAATGAGAGAAGAGACACAGAAGAGGAAGTGCAAAGCAGTGCAGAGACCATTTTGTAATCAACCTGGATGGGATCTGATCACAGAACCACCTTCTCTGGGGGAGCTGTGCTGGGGAGAAGTCTTGACTTGATGGATGAAAATTCAGAAGCCCTCAGGTGATCAACAGACCCCTACCAACACTGCAAAGAGGCCCTGCATTGCTAGGAAAGGGCACAGTCAAGGAGGAAAAGTCCatggctctgggtttgatttttAGCTCTGCCACATTAATACCAATGTGGCCTTAGACATTCACTTAACCATCTGAGCCTCAGGATCCCAACTGTAAAAGGAgaatacttgtttttctgtgaacCTTACAGGATTGGCATGAATGTCAGGAGAGACTGTGGCCAAGGAATAGCATAGTCAACTACTTCTGTGTAGTGGTGACAGTGCCATGTATGTGAAGCTCCCCcaggaaatgttatttttatcCTATTATTGCTACTGTGTAAGAGATCCTGGAGACCAGGGAACGTGCCCGCTTTAGGACTAGGATCAtagcatgtgatttttttaaaaaggcacttGACGAATGAATAATGAGTAAATGGATAGATAATATTCAGAACCCTCAGACTAGATAATAAAATCAACCATTTAAGTGCTGCTGAAAGCTTGTTGACTGTTTTTTGTTGACTCTTGGGATGTTTGCGATGGCAGAGACTCTGAGTTCATGATGATCAGATGGTGTCATGGTAGAGAAGGAAGCCTGTGAAGGTAGAGTCGTTGACATTGTCTGCATAGAGTCCATTATGGTCCCCGTCCCCATACACCTGAAGCCAGACTTGGTCACCCACCTCCAAGTGGAGGAGCACAGAGCCAGAGGCCTGGTCCACGTTCTTGTCCTGGTACTGGTCATAAGTGAAGAGCACAGCCTTGTCCTTCTTGAAGAGGCTCACCTTCACATCCTTCGTGTAGACTGTGATGTGGTAGGAGAAGTAGTACAGCCCTGGAATGTTGCAGTGGAATTTTCCGGTGCTACCATCATAGTGGCTTTGCTGATTGTAAAAGATTTTGGTAAAGCGGATGGGAACATTGGGGACAGTGACCCGGTTCTCCAGCCCCACACTGAAAGCTGAGCGGTATACATAAGCACTTTCTCCAGGCTCTCCTTTCCTGCCTGGGGTTCCTGGAAAGCCTCGGGGACCTTCCACTCCAGTCACTCCAACTTCACCAGTGTCACCCTTAGGACCAACAAGACCTAGAGAATGAGAAGAATTCAGTGACCACAGGGATCAGGACTCCTGTCTTGGTTGTTTCTAGCTGAAGGCACTATTCCTGAGACGTCCACCCATAGCCTGGTGGGACAGGCAAGGAGAGATGTTACCTCTTCTTTCTACATATCCCACAGCCCAGCAGGTTCCATAAACTCATCTCCCatctaataaaaaatattcttaacaaatgaatgagtaaatggatGAATAATGATCAAAACTCTCAAACTAGAAAGTAAAGCCAGTCTCTTAAGTACACTGAAAGCTTGTTGGCATTCTCTGATTGACTTTGAGGCTGTTTGGCCTAGGAGAGGCTCTGAGTTAGTAGTGATCAATCGGTATCAGTCAATACTCTGAACATTACTTAgccatttattcatgtgttcattcattcatcatatgATTTTCTCCATTCCTCACAGTTCGTTAGATTCCCAAAGATTCATCCCCACCCTCAACTCCTGTAAGTCTGTGTCATAGTCCCTCTACTTGAAGGTGCTGGCTCAACCAACCAAAATTTTGCTATCTCTTCTGTCTGAGATGCCCTCCCTCCTCTTTTCAAGGTCTGCCTCCCCCAGAGGGTTCATTGTTAATCCAGATCTGCACTGAGTGCATCTTCTCTGTGTTCCATTCTTTAGCCATTCATTCACTTTCAGTTTGGCATATTTGGAATAGATATTCTTCTAGTAACCAACAACAGAGGCTCAGACTTAGACTTATCTTCTCAACTCAGCCAAGAGTTCTCCAAAAGCTATGGAGAACTTCAGAAGGTGTGCTGAATGCAACTACATGGAACAGGAATTAAAGggggagaagaaaaataagaatctgAACACACTGTGCATAGGGGTGGAGGAAATGGAGGAGAAGAAGTGAATGGAGCAGAGTCAAGGGTACCTCGGTGTAGGGTATTACCTAGTCTCACTCCTAGAAGAATGCCCCAAATCCACTCTACATTGCCTATGGGCTACATGGAAAAGCTTTGCTTCTTGTTTCTATGTAGGCCTTGATTGGTAACTACTGTCCACATGTAGCCCTGGAAGCCCTCCTCTTCCCAAAGAGGTCTCTGGTGAAGGAAGCCAAAACTCTTATTCTTACCTGCATCTCCTTTCTCACCCTTCTCGCCAGGGGTGCCATCTCTGCCATCACGACCTGGGGTCCCATTGTGGCCAGGATGTCCAGGGATGCCTGCCATCCAACCTTGGCAGGCCTCCTTAGTCAGGGGAATCAGGACTCCTGGCCCCTCGGTTGGGGTATCCTCAGCAGGACTAGGCAAGGCTAATAGCAGGAGAACAGCTTGCAGCAACAGCATCCCGAGTGCTGGAATCCATGTGTGCACCATTAGCCATGGCAGAGGCAGACCCCACACAGCACATCCAACCAGGATCCGTGCAGGGCTCCATTCACCTCAGCAGAACCCACTTCTCACTGCCCTCTCAATACTCACCTCTTCCACGAAGGCTTTTCTGACTACTCCAGCCCACCTTAATGTCTGGATGCTCTGAAATTTACACTGCTTAGCAATATTCCTTGTACATATAGTGTCCTTTCCGCAGCAGGATTTCACAATCCACGTCTAGAGATGGCAGGGATGACAAATctgtgatttgtttgtttgtttgttttatataagcTGTGATCTAAGGTACTCAACTGATTTTTCCCTCATTTGAAAACTAGTCCTTTAAACATCTTTGATAAATTAATCTTTCCCTTCCCTATTGCTCTAATAATGCATCATTTATCAAATATCAAGTCCTAGCATAGTCTTATAAATAAAGTAAGAATTGAGACTGTCAGACAGAGGCAaagacagggacagagacagtAGCCACAGAGAAAGGTGCTGCTCCTTAGAGGTCAAGTGTTCAAGACTCACCACGCGTGCCTTTGTCGCCCTCTACTGAATCTGGAGGGCTCAGAAAGGCGTTCTCACAGCTGTTGGGAATAAAATGAGAGGAGGTTTAGGCTAGTCCCAAGGTAAGAAGAAAGAGGTGAGGTGGATGAAAAGCAGAGGAGGGGAgaccagcaaaacccctttttTATTTAGGGACACTAGAAAAGTCTCCCTAACAAAAGACTTTTCTATTTAGGAAGACTCAGAACAAGGGACACTGCTTGTTCTGGGACTTGGAAGATTTCATGTCTTTAAGCTCTCCCACTATTTCTCTATTCTGCCTTTTCTCCTTATAGCTCCAACAATAAAACTTGTAAGAACTTTGGCTCTGTGCTTGTTTTCCCCAGAAATGAAGGGAAGAGTCTGTGAGGCAGGATCTTTTCCATAGGAAACAAAAGGAGAGAATCCAGGATGTATGGACTATTGGAGGTAGTTAGGAGTGCCCCCAAAGAGAGACAGAGGTAATTGAGGGCTTGCCCCAAATGCTTGGCAGGAAGGCAAAGACAGGAGTGTCTAGAATTCTCTGTTTCCTCCCCTTCGTTTAAATATTGATATGTTATTCTCCTAACCCAAAGAAACACATTTTGTTCCCAACACATCAGTATTGTGGACACTTTTCTCCACTAATAGGTGCAATCCAACTGGTTTCCATGAGAGTATCATGGGGTAGAGATACTGAAACGGAGAGAGAGGGGCTCAGCACACCACCCCAAGAAGTTCCAATGCTAAGAACTGATTCCAACTGAAGAAGAAGGCTTCATTCTAACCAAATTCTCGATGGCGATTGTAACAACTGAAGGACAGTACAGAGGTGCCTAattaaacacaaacaaacaaaaactttcaaaattatcTGTGTTCTATATTCAGAAAAAGCAATTGAATCAGATATGTACAGACGTTCTACCCAACACTATCAGATAGCCACTGTGGAAACGAATacagtggttcctcaaaaaaggaacacagaatTATGCAGCAGCTGACATCTCAGGTATAGTCCCAAAATACCTCAGGGTAGGGTCTCAAAGAGATAGCTGTgtacccatgttcatagcagcattatccaTAACAGCTAAAACTTGGAAGTATCCCAGGTGTCCATCTGAGggcaatttttaaaggaaatgtgatctatgcatattatatataagaGAAGAAATTCTGACAGATGCTACAAATGGATAACCTTGAAGGCCTTCTGCCAAGTGAAATAAactagtcagaaaaaaaaaaaaaagaaaaagcaactgaCTTTGAAAGATTTATATTTCCATGGGGAACACATCATTAAATTAAACTGAAGAGTATAGATGATCTAAGACTCAATCATGTCCATAAAGAAAACTCTTCACATGGATCGTGAAACTAAGCCCCAAGTATCACTTATAATTCTTCACCTTTGTAGAAAGCTAGTCATGAAGTCCTCATCTCACttaatatctcatttaattctcacagccaTGCTGAGAGACAATATGGAGTACATAGGGAATACGTGACCTGTGATCTTAGCTTTTAGGTGCAAATAATTTGTTCTTAGCTTTAACATATTTCAGTCTTGCGTGTTTGTTGGAGGATTAAGTAGCATAATCCATGTAAAGTACTTAGAACCTTGTCTGACACATGTCAGTTAACTATGAATGTTCCCATTTTAGGGGTAAGGAAATGGAGTTTCAAAGCAGATTAAGTCACTTGTCCAAGATTTCATAGCTAAATGTACAGGAGCTAGAAGTCACACTCTGGTCTTCAGAGCCCAGGGGGAGAATGTCATCCTGGTCTTTCAGTACTCCTCCCCACAGGGTGGGGGTACGAGAAAACTTCGTGAAAAGACATACAGATTGTGAAGCTGGTGACCCGCTTCTCAGCGAGGCACCATCTTTCTCTCTGTGGGTGATTTACTCTCCCCCACTCACTCAGGGTGTGGGAGTAAGCACCTAGACTTCAAGTTCTTTGCCTGTAATTTAGGGATTTTAATCCTTATGTAGCCTTTTTCACAGTATTATTGAGAAACCCAGTGGACAGAAAGAGTGAAGGTGCattctataaatttataaaagCCCTGTACATACAAGTGAGAATAGGCCAGCAGACAAATATTCATGGACCACCTGAATATCGCCACAAGATAAACCCAAGAACCAGAGAGATTCCGTAATTTCTGCCCAAGGATAACAAGTAAGAGGAGAGAGGtgcactttaaaatttaaatcaccACACTGGCTTTGCCCTTTACTGACCTTGCTAGCAAACCTCTACAGACATGGTATCAATCCCTTTTAAAATCATACAAGGGGCCagccatggtggctcacatctataatcccaactctGGGGAggtagagttcaggaggatcatggtccaatgtcaacctgggcaaaaacgttgcaagaccccatctcaacaaataagccaggtgtggtggcacacatcttgCAACCCTAGCTACActaggaggcatagataggaggacagtggtttaaggccagccctggagcaaaaacacaagactctacctggaaaacaactaaagcaaaagtggctgggggtatggctcaagttgtagagtgcctaccGAGCAAAtgcaaggtcttgggttcaaaccccagcaccaccaaattaATTATAAGAGGATGACCATGGGATCCTGAAGGGCCATAGTGTGacctcttattttctttctttctgcttttttttttttttttttggtagcactgaggtttgaactcagggcttcaagattgcaaagcagacactctaacacttgagccatgccttcagtccattttgctatgcttattttggagatgagctctcctgaactatttccctgggctggcatcaaatttcaatccttcccatctcagtcttccaagtaactaggcttgcaggcatgagccattggcacctgatTAATCTCTCATTTTCATGTTAAAAAGTATAAGAAATTCTACTTTAACCTGTTTGATTTCAATAGCAACAGCACAATCTTATGAAATGCAAGGACAGGGTCCTCTTGGGGTCAGCAGGAAAAAGAGCTACATGGGGGAAAAGTCACCAAATCTGGTGTCAACTCCTCCAGCAGGAAAAGGCATTAACGCACACAAATTCCTGGAGTGCCAGAGCCTAAAGGGACCCCAGAAACCATTTCATCACTGCCCTGCTTttacaaaaaggagagaaaattttATTAGATCCTCACTACCATGCTAGGAGCTTTTGCTCATTATTCAATTTCACCTTTATAAGAATTCCATgcaggaaagaaaaccatccacacTTCAGAGATGAGGAaccttagaaaataagaaaatgaacccTGAGATCCCCATTCTGACTTTCGACCCTGTGAGCCTTCCATCCCTGTTCTAAACACATTCCACAGAGCCTCATATTCAGCTTCCTCGTCTACTAAATGGGATCATGTGAGATGAGGAGCATGAGAACACATTGAAACTGATGAGCACACCTTGGAATAAAATTCACATAAAGCACTCTCAaaccttatttcatttaatcctccctGCCTTTGGCTCTACTGAACCTGAGACTTGAAAAAGCTGAGACACTGGCTTGACACCATGCAACCACTGGACTGAATGATGGGGAATTGTCATTCTTAAAAACCAAAATGGCAGAGTATGGACAATTTCACAGGGTGCAACCTAACCATAAATGACAGAAGCAGAAACTGACTCAGCTCTGTCTGGCTCCTAGAAGGATTATCCAAAAGCTTTCCCTCAGTCCCGGAACTGCTGTCAGTATTCCCATGTTCACCACGCGTATATACACATCCATAGGCACACCcaagagtacacacacacacacacacacacacacacacgtgctctTGAAGAACTGGCAAAGCAGAGGATCCCTCCACTACACTTTCATGCTTGTGAAAGAATTCCTGATTGAATGCTTCTGTTCTCCAATCTCAGCCAACTGCCAGGGGCCACCAGCCCCCCAGCATGACAAGGAGTTATTGGAAAGTCTGTCCTCACATCCACCTTATAAAGGACAAGGAACAAGTCCTGTCTTTCTCCTTAAGACTCCCAACACTTGGGGAGGGGAGTCAACAacgacttcttttttttttttttttcataattggtttaatgtttatttgatatatatatagacataaacataatatataCTTTACAAAAATGCTTTGGTTTTACCATTTTAACATAATGCATAATTTTTGGCAATAACAAAAACATGGTGACTCCTGtgaacaaatgcaaaaaaattaaaaatgcaatactGGATTGTTTTGTGACCATTTTAACAAGTTCACTAAGTTATTTGATaatttcatagaattttaaaGAACTGAGTAACACTTGAGTTTAGAATAACAACTTTTGTCCCTTCAAGTCAGTATTTCAGATTTGTCTGTATTCATGATGCACATTGAGTTTTGGATAgtaaatttttcaaattaaatattagGGCAGTATCTACGCTAATATGAGTCACACTTGAGCATTCCAAGTATGAATACTCACGCATTAGTGtctaatgatttctttttttttttcctttttcttttattattcatatgtgcaaacaaggcttggttcatttctcccccctgcccccaccccctcccttaccacccactccacccccttcctctccccccaaccccctcaatacccagcagaaactattttgcccttatttctaattttgttgtagagagagtataagcataataggaaggaacaagggtttttgctggttgagataaggatagctatacagggagttgactcacattgatttcctgtgcgtgggtgttaccttctaggttaattctttttgatctaacctt from Castor canadensis chromosome 5, mCasCan1.hap1v2, whole genome shotgun sequence encodes the following:
- the Adipoq gene encoding adiponectin isoform X1; translation: MLLLQAVLLLLALPSPAEDTPTEGPGVLIPLTKEACQGWMAGIPGHPGHNGTPGRDGRDGTPGEKGEKGDAGLVGPKGDTGEVGVTGVEGPRGFPGTPGRKGEPGESAYVYRSAFSVGLENRVTVPNVPIRFTKIFYNQQSHYDGSTGKFHCNIPGLYYFSYHITVYTKDVKVSLFKKDKAVLFTYDQYQDKNVDQASGSVLLHLEVGDQVWLQVYGDGDHNGLYADNVNDSTFTGFLLYHDTI
- the Adipoq gene encoding adiponectin isoform X2, which encodes MLLLQAVLLLLALPSPAEDTPTEGPGVLIPLTKEACQGWMAGIPGHPGHNGTPGRDGRDGTPGEKGEKGDAGLVGPKGDTGEVGVTGVEGPRGFPGTPGRKGEPGESAYVYRSAFSVGLENRVTVPNVPIRFTKIFYNQQSHYDGSTGKFHCNIPGLYYFSYHITVYTKDVKVSLFKKDKAVLFTYDQYQDKNVDQASGSVLLHLEASFSTMTPSDHHELRVSAIANIPRVNKKQSTSFQQHLNG